One region of Saliniramus fredricksonii genomic DNA includes:
- a CDS encoding DUF2306 domain-containing protein — MNIAILLAAPPAIQIHTFAALGALFLGLAQFTTPAGAPIHRVLGYGWVSLMLVTTLSSFLISANPIVGRFSWIHGLSVFTTVMIVVAIIKARRQEVKAHRAIMINLFIFALVLTGAFTLLPGRVMHAVVFG, encoded by the coding sequence ATGAATATCGCTATCCTCCTTGCCGCCCCGCCGGCCATCCAGATCCATACCTTCGCCGCGCTCGGCGCGCTGTTTCTGGGGCTTGCCCAGTTCACCACGCCCGCCGGCGCACCCATCCACCGGGTGCTCGGCTATGGCTGGGTCAGCCTGATGCTGGTGACGACGCTGTCGTCGTTCCTGATCAGCGCCAATCCGATCGTCGGGCGGTTCAGCTGGATCCACGGGTTATCCGTCTTCACCACGGTGATGATCGTCGTCGCCATCATCAAGGCACGCCGGCAAGAGGTGAAGGCGCATCGGGCGATCATGATCAATCTGTTCATTTTCGCGCTGGTTCTGACCGGCGCTTTCACGCTGCTGCCCGGTCGCGTCATGCATGCGGTGGTGTTCGGCTGA
- the uraH gene encoding hydroxyisourate hydrolase: MGRLSTHVLDTANGKPAGGVVIVLYRLEGDGSRTILVETRTNADGRTDGPLLTGDAFICGRYELVFAIGDYFRAQGAALPEPAFLDEVPIRFGIAEPDGHYHVPLLASPWGCTTYRGS; this comes from the coding sequence ATGGGCCGTCTTTCCACCCATGTGCTCGATACCGCCAACGGCAAGCCGGCGGGCGGGGTCGTAATCGTCCTCTACAGGCTGGAGGGTGACGGCAGCCGCACCATCCTCGTCGAGACCCGCACCAATGCCGACGGGCGCACCGACGGGCCGCTGCTCACGGGCGATGCCTTCATCTGCGGGCGCTACGAGCTCGTCTTCGCCATCGGCGATTATTTCCGTGCACAAGGCGCCGCCCTGCCCGAACCCGCCTTTCTCGACGAGGTCCCGATCCGCTTCGGCATCGCCGAGCCGGACGGGCATTACCACGTGCCGCTGCTCGCCTCGCCCTGGGGCTGCACCACCTATCGCGGGAGTTGA
- the puuE gene encoding allantoinase PuuE encodes MPDYPRDMIGYGPNPPHPRWPGDARICVQFVVNYEEGGENSILHGDRASEAFLSDIVGAQPWLGQRHPSMESLYEYGSRAGFWRLHRLFTARDMPVTVFGVASAMARHPQAVAAMREAGWEIASHGLKWIDYKDFSADEERAHIREAIRIQEELTGTPPLGFYQGRTSPNTLDLVMEEGGFLYSADSYADDLPYWIESDAGTQLVVPYTLDANDMRFATAQGFNAGDQFFTYLKDTFDTLYAEGEDAPKMMSVGLHCRLAGRPGRAAALARFINYVASHEQVWVARRIDIARHWARHHRPAHLTPSKMARGLFVGLFGDVFEHSRWIAERTHEAGLGPQADTAEGLHQAMMAVLEAAPREAKLALIRAHPDLAGRLQVADMAPDSQAEQASAGLTALTEEERDRFLELNDAYRAKFDFPFIMAVKGKSKGEILAAFEARLENDPDAEFDTAMREIGQIALLRLQEKV; translated from the coding sequence ATGCCCGATTATCCGCGCGACATGATCGGCTACGGCCCCAACCCGCCGCATCCGCGCTGGCCGGGTGATGCGCGCATCTGCGTGCAATTCGTGGTCAATTACGAGGAAGGCGGCGAAAACAGCATCCTGCACGGCGACCGCGCCTCCGAGGCCTTCCTGTCCGACATTGTCGGCGCGCAGCCCTGGCTCGGCCAGCGTCATCCCAGCATGGAATCGCTTTATGAATACGGCTCCCGCGCCGGGTTCTGGCGGCTGCACCGGCTCTTCACCGCCCGCGACATGCCCGTCACCGTCTTCGGCGTGGCGAGCGCCATGGCGCGCCATCCGCAAGCCGTCGCCGCCATGCGCGAGGCCGGTTGGGAGATCGCCAGCCACGGGCTGAAATGGATCGATTACAAGGATTTCAGCGCTGACGAAGAGCGCGCCCATATCCGCGAGGCGATCCGCATCCAGGAAGAACTCACCGGCACGCCTCCCCTCGGCTTCTACCAGGGCCGCACCTCCCCCAACACCCTGGATCTCGTCATGGAGGAAGGCGGCTTTCTCTACAGCGCCGACAGCTATGCCGACGACCTGCCCTACTGGATCGAAAGCGACGCCGGTACGCAGCTCGTCGTGCCCTATACGCTCGACGCCAACGACATGCGCTTTGCCACCGCGCAGGGTTTCAATGCGGGCGACCAGTTCTTCACCTATCTCAAGGACACGTTCGACACGCTCTATGCCGAGGGCGAGGATGCGCCGAAGATGATGTCGGTGGGGCTGCATTGCCGCCTCGCCGGGCGCCCGGGCCGCGCGGCGGCGCTGGCGCGCTTCATCAATTACGTCGCGAGCCACGAGCAGGTCTGGGTGGCGCGCCGGATCGATATCGCCCGTCACTGGGCGCGCCATCACCGCCCGGCGCATCTCACCCCTTCGAAGATGGCGCGCGGGCTCTTCGTCGGCCTGTTCGGCGACGTGTTCGAGCATTCCCGCTGGATCGCCGAGCGCACCCACGAGGCCGGACTCGGGCCCCAGGCCGACACGGCAGAGGGGCTGCATCAGGCGATGATGGCGGTGCTCGAAGCGGCACCGCGCGAGGCCAAACTCGCCCTGATCCGCGCCCATCCCGATCTCGCCGGGCGCCTGCAGGTCGCGGATATGGCGCCCGATTCGCAGGCCGAACAGGCCTCCGCCGGCCTCACCGCGCTCACGGAAGAGGAGCGCGACCGCTTTCTTGAACTCAACGATGCCTACAGGGCAAAGTTCGATTTCCCTTTCATCATGGCCGTGAAGGGAAAATCGAAGGGCGAAATCCTCGCCGCATTCGAGGCGCGGCTGGAAAACGATCCGGATGCGGAATTCGACACCGCCATGCGCGAGATCGGCCAGATCGCGCTGCTGCGACTGCAAGAGAAAGTTTGA
- a CDS encoding SDR family NAD(P)-dependent oxidoreductase — protein MSADYAGRVVLITGAAGGFGSEAARCFSKAGAKLVLTDRDADALAALVGNLPDGAVVTQAGDITDEATAEAVIAAGVAGFGRIDVAINNAGIAPDLMRLSETPAQVMEQVMQVNVLGTFHVMRREIALMQEQFARDGCGGVILNVASVAGLVGAPMLAAYAASKHAVVGLTRSAAIETAKRGVRINALCPSFAATPMVDAMVESMQHAPDEALARLVSAVPMGRTATAEEVVGAMLWICSDANSFMTGNAVALDGGLSAG, from the coding sequence GTGAGCGCGGATTATGCGGGGAGGGTCGTGCTGATCACCGGGGCCGCCGGCGGTTTCGGGAGCGAAGCCGCCAGATGCTTCTCCAAGGCTGGCGCGAAGCTCGTGCTGACCGATCGCGACGCGGATGCGCTGGCGGCGCTCGTGGGCAATCTGCCGGACGGCGCGGTCGTCACGCAGGCCGGCGACATCACGGATGAGGCCACCGCCGAGGCGGTGATCGCAGCAGGCGTCGCGGGCTTCGGGCGGATCGATGTCGCGATCAACAATGCCGGGATCGCGCCGGATCTGATGCGCCTGTCGGAGACTCCGGCGCAGGTGATGGAGCAGGTGATGCAGGTGAACGTGCTCGGCACGTTTCATGTCATGCGCCGCGAGATCGCGCTGATGCAGGAGCAATTTGCGCGGGACGGATGCGGCGGCGTGATCCTCAACGTCGCCTCGGTCGCCGGTCTCGTCGGCGCGCCGATGCTCGCCGCCTATGCCGCATCGAAGCACGCGGTGGTCGGGCTGACCCGCTCGGCGGCGATCGAGACGGCGAAGCGCGGCGTGCGCATCAACGCCCTGTGCCCGTCATTCGCGGCGACGCCGATGGTCGATGCCATGGTCGAGAGCATGCAGCATGCCCCCGACGAAGCGCTCGCGCGGCTCGTCTCCGCCGTGCCGATGGGGCGCACGGCAACGGCTGAGGAGGTGGTCGGTGCGATGCTCTGGATCTGCTCAGACGCCAACAGCTTCATGACGGGGAACGCCGTGGCTCTCGATGGCGGTCTCTCGGCGGGCTGA
- a CDS encoding phosphotransferase family protein, whose translation MTTAIASLDTESLGAYLAGKIAGFGTLQKAEKFAGGQSNPTFLLTTDTGRYVLRRKPPGQLLKSAHAVDREYRVMQALADTPVPVPRMHHLCEDESVIGSVFFVMDYLEGRIFWEALLPDCDRAERVALYDAMNAALAALHDVDPAQVGLSDFGRPGSYYERQIGRWGQQYRASETAVIPDMDALIAWLETNQPADDGMVSLVHGDFRHDNMIFDPAAPRILAILDWELSTLGHPYADLAYQCMQWRLPSQGAFRGMGDADRAALGLPTEADYVAQYCARRGIDGIPDWSFYIAFAFFRLAAILQGVYKRALDGNASNPERGIRMGETVPLLARMAMAEIAGEAS comes from the coding sequence GTGACCACAGCCATCGCCAGCCTCGATACAGAAAGCCTCGGCGCCTATCTCGCCGGAAAGATCGCCGGTTTCGGGACATTGCAGAAAGCGGAGAAATTCGCCGGCGGGCAATCCAATCCCACCTTTCTTCTCACCACCGATACGGGGCGCTACGTCCTGCGCCGCAAGCCGCCGGGGCAGTTGCTGAAATCCGCCCATGCGGTCGATCGCGAATATCGCGTCATGCAGGCCTTGGCTGACACACCCGTTCCGGTGCCGCGCATGCACCATCTTTGCGAGGACGAGAGCGTCATAGGCTCGGTCTTCTTCGTGATGGATTATCTGGAAGGCCGGATCTTCTGGGAGGCGCTGCTGCCCGATTGTGATCGGGCGGAGCGGGTTGCGCTCTATGACGCCATGAACGCGGCGCTCGCAGCACTTCACGATGTCGATCCGGCGCAGGTTGGATTGTCCGATTTCGGCAGGCCGGGCAGTTACTATGAGCGCCAGATCGGACGCTGGGGCCAGCAATACCGCGCCTCGGAGACCGCAGTGATTCCCGATATGGACGCGCTGATCGCATGGCTCGAGACGAACCAGCCGGCGGATGACGGGATGGTCTCGCTGGTCCATGGGGATTTCCGTCACGACAACATGATCTTTGACCCCGCCGCGCCGCGCATCCTCGCCATTCTCGACTGGGAATTGTCGACGCTCGGCCATCCCTACGCGGATCTTGCCTATCAATGCATGCAATGGCGGTTGCCCTCGCAGGGCGCCTTCCGCGGCATGGGCGACGCTGATCGCGCGGCGCTCGGGCTTCCGACCGAGGCGGATTACGTCGCGCAATACTGCGCCCGGCGCGGGATCGACGGGATTCCGGACTGGTCCTTCTATATCGCCTTCGCCTTCTTCCGCCTCGCCGCGATCCTGCAGGGCGTCTACAAACGCGCCCTCGACGGCAATGCCTCCAATCCCGAGCGCGGCATCCGCATGGGCGAGACCGTGCCGCTGCTCGCGCGCATGGCCATGGCCGAGATCGCGGGAGAAGCCTCGTGA
- a CDS encoding penicillin-binding protein 1A codes for MRLILRFFGILFSAGFMLFLIGSAVAAVAFMHFSQDLPDHEQLAEYEPPVMSRVHAADGSLVAEYASERRLYLPIGAIPDTLKAAFLSAEDKNFYQHHGVDPEGIVRAAVANLASGGRIQQGASTITQQVAKNFLLSSEQTINRKIREALIAFRMESAFSKDTILELYLNEIFLGTLTPGRNLHGVAAAALDYFGKSVHELTLAEMAYLAALPKAPNNYHPFRREAEAVGRRNWVLDRMVDNGYVTAEEAEAAKAEPLVVNPRNVSPNTLAAGYFVEEVRREITNFYGPEKLYEGGLSVRSTLDPRMQAMARKALVDGLVRYDESRGGWRGAQEQLDLNTGEWGALLAEISALRDVDPWRLAVVLEIADGEARIGLQPERASNGEVVAERETGVIRAAGVEWTNRSVAEALDPGDVVYVEPLSGDREFRLRQVPEVSGGLVAMDPHSGRVHAIVGGFSFDQSQFNRATQARRQPGSAYKPFVYAAALDNGYTPSSIVLDGPITIDNPGSDPWSPTNYDNSFAGPRTLRYGIEFSKNLMTVRLAQNVGMPMIAEYSRRFGVYDDMAPLLSMSLGAGETTVMRMTAAYAMLVNGGKRIRPTLVDRIQDRTGETIFRHDRRECHGCVADGWSGQNEPVLIDEREQVIDPHSAYQMTSILEGVVERGTARTVQAVGKPLAGKTGTTNDARDVWFVGFSPDLAVGVYIGFDQPRSLGRRVAAGTYAAPIFRDFMAMALEDEPATPFRVPPGIKLVHVNASDGTRSGPGAPGTIREAFKPGTAPPSNLAGTGLDADWGFDSISEFDGDAGEPGPDAPPAVSEEWSPWSDVGPGDDWGVAEDAPGSSIGASGLY; via the coding sequence ATGCGGCTCATATTGAGATTTTTCGGCATTCTGTTCAGCGCCGGATTCATGCTGTTCCTGATCGGCTCGGCCGTGGCTGCCGTGGCTTTCATGCATTTTTCGCAGGATCTGCCCGATCACGAACAACTTGCCGAGTACGAGCCCCCGGTCATGAGTCGCGTCCATGCCGCAGATGGCAGCCTCGTTGCCGAATATGCCAGCGAACGGCGCCTCTATCTGCCGATCGGGGCGATCCCGGACACGCTCAAGGCCGCGTTTCTTTCGGCGGAAGACAAGAATTTCTACCAGCATCACGGCGTTGATCCCGAGGGCATCGTGCGCGCGGCGGTGGCCAATCTCGCCAGTGGCGGTCGGATTCAGCAGGGCGCCTCGACCATCACCCAGCAGGTTGCCAAGAACTTCCTGCTCTCCTCCGAACAGACGATCAACCGCAAGATTCGCGAGGCGCTGATTGCCTTTCGCATGGAATCCGCCTTCAGCAAGGACACGATACTCGAACTCTACCTGAACGAGATTTTCCTCGGCACCCTGACGCCCGGGCGCAATCTGCATGGCGTGGCCGCCGCCGCGCTGGATTATTTCGGCAAGTCGGTGCACGAGCTCACCCTCGCCGAGATGGCCTATCTGGCCGCGCTGCCCAAGGCGCCCAACAACTACCACCCCTTCCGTCGCGAGGCTGAAGCGGTCGGGCGGCGCAACTGGGTGCTCGATCGGATGGTCGATAACGGCTATGTCACTGCCGAGGAGGCCGAGGCCGCCAAGGCGGAGCCGCTGGTCGTCAACCCGCGCAACGTGTCTCCCAACACCCTCGCCGCCGGCTATTTCGTGGAGGAAGTGCGCCGCGAGATCACGAATTTCTACGGTCCCGAAAAACTCTACGAGGGTGGGCTGTCGGTGCGGTCCACGCTCGATCCGCGCATGCAGGCCATGGCCCGCAAGGCGCTCGTCGACGGGCTGGTACGCTATGACGAAAGCCGGGGTGGCTGGCGCGGGGCGCAGGAGCAACTCGATCTGAACACCGGCGAATGGGGCGCTCTGCTGGCCGAAATCTCCGCGCTGCGTGATGTCGATCCCTGGCGGCTTGCCGTGGTGCTCGAGATTGCCGATGGGGAAGCCCGCATCGGCCTGCAGCCCGAACGCGCATCCAACGGCGAGGTTGTCGCGGAGCGCGAGACCGGCGTGATTCGCGCGGCCGGGGTGGAATGGACCAACCGCTCGGTTGCCGAGGCGCTCGATCCGGGTGACGTGGTCTATGTCGAACCGCTCTCGGGGGATCGCGAATTTCGTCTGCGTCAGGTTCCAGAAGTCTCCGGCGGTCTCGTGGCGATGGATCCCCATAGCGGGCGCGTGCATGCAATCGTCGGCGGCTTCTCCTTCGACCAGAGCCAGTTCAACCGCGCCACCCAGGCGCGCCGCCAGCCGGGATCGGCCTACAAGCCCTTCGTTTATGCGGCTGCGCTCGACAATGGCTACACGCCGTCGAGCATCGTGCTGGACGGGCCGATCACCATCGACAATCCAGGCTCGGACCCCTGGTCGCCGACCAATTACGACAACAGCTTCGCCGGGCCGCGCACATTGCGCTACGGGATCGAGTTCTCCAAGAACCTGATGACGGTGCGCCTGGCACAGAATGTCGGCATGCCGATGATTGCGGAATATTCGCGCCGCTTCGGCGTCTATGACGACATGGCGCCGCTGCTCTCGATGTCGCTGGGCGCGGGCGAGACCACCGTGATGCGGATGACGGCGGCCTATGCGATGCTGGTCAATGGCGGCAAGCGCATTCGCCCCACCCTCGTCGACCGCATTCAGGACCGCACCGGCGAGACCATCTTCCGGCACGACCGCCGCGAATGTCACGGCTGTGTCGCCGATGGCTGGTCGGGGCAGAACGAACCCGTGCTGATCGACGAGCGCGAACAGGTGATCGATCCGCATTCCGCCTATCAGATGACCTCGATTCTCGAAGGCGTCGTCGAGCGCGGCACGGCGCGCACGGTGCAGGCCGTCGGCAAGCCGCTTGCCGGCAAGACAGGCACCACGAACGACGCGCGCGACGTCTGGTTCGTCGGGTTCTCGCCGGACCTCGCGGTCGGCGTCTATATCGGCTTCGATCAGCCGCGCTCGCTGGGGCGCCGGGTCGCGGCGGGCACCTATGCCGCGCCGATCTTCCGCGACTTCATGGCGATGGCGCTCGAAGACGAGCCCGCCACCCCGTTCCGCGTCCCGCCCGGCATCAAGCTGGTGCATGTCAATGCCAGCGACGGCACCCGCAGCGGCCCCGGCGCGCCGGGCACGATTCGCGAAGCCTTCAAGCCGGGTACCGCGCCACCGTCGAATCTGGCGGGAACCGGGCTGGATGCGGATTGGGGTTTCGACAGTATCAGCGAGTTCGACGGCGATGCGGGTGAACCCGGCCCTGATGCGCCGCCTGCCGTTTCGGAGGAATGGAGCCCCTGGAGCGATGTGGGGCCAGGTGACGATTGGGGCGTCGCCGAGGATGCGCCCGGCAGTTCCATCGGCGCGAGCGGGTTGTACTGA
- a CDS encoding N-acetylmuramoyl-L-alanine amidase — translation MRPAPIPYCNQERHLRRPMAKLRPFADLPDILCALAMLVLMLAPASIAFAQESESPGSIVAIDVAIEAEAQETRLVFKLSGPLEGRALHTGSPERVIIDLPRVNFQLPADQARSGGLISHFRYGLFARERSRVVIDLAGPALATSLASREREADGAHFFTITLTPVDRDRFTKVVARDTQDLAEAAARSSAIAAQIGELDDRPVIVIDPGHGGVDPGAVATGGVLEKDIVLAFGLRLRERLEQSGRYQVIMTRGDDVFVALADRVRIARKARADLFISIHADSISSAPQVRGLTVYTGSEQASDAESARLAERENRADAAAGVEEERIDNGVDDILMDLTRRETRGFSHGFARYLVDEMENIARLNRNPLRQAGFRVLRAPDVPSVLVELGYLSSRRDIALLRSQEWRDKTTRSMAEAIGTYFTVRFANRGLAPVSP, via the coding sequence ATGAGGCCTGCGCCGATTCCATACTGCAATCAGGAGCGGCATCTGCGCCGCCCGATGGCGAAGCTGCGGCCATTCGCCGATCTCCCGGACATCCTGTGCGCTCTCGCCATGCTCGTGCTCATGCTCGCCCCTGCCAGCATTGCGTTTGCGCAGGAGTCGGAATCGCCCGGCAGCATCGTCGCCATCGACGTCGCGATCGAAGCGGAAGCGCAAGAGACGCGCCTCGTCTTCAAGCTCAGCGGTCCGCTGGAGGGCCGGGCCCTGCATACCGGCTCACCGGAGCGCGTCATCATCGATCTGCCGCGCGTGAATTTTCAGTTGCCGGCCGATCAGGCGCGCAGTGGCGGGCTGATATCACATTTTCGTTACGGGCTGTTCGCGCGCGAGCGCTCGCGCGTCGTGATCGATCTCGCCGGGCCCGCGCTGGCGACTTCGCTCGCCTCGCGTGAGCGGGAGGCGGACGGTGCGCATTTCTTCACGATCACGCTCACCCCCGTGGATCGCGACCGTTTCACCAAGGTGGTTGCGCGTGATACGCAGGATCTGGCAGAGGCCGCCGCGCGCAGCAGTGCCATCGCGGCGCAGATCGGGGAGCTTGATGATCGCCCGGTCATCGTGATCGATCCCGGCCATGGTGGCGTCGATCCCGGCGCCGTCGCCACCGGTGGCGTGCTGGAGAAGGATATCGTTCTCGCTTTCGGCCTGCGCCTGCGCGAGCGGCTCGAGCAGAGCGGGCGCTACCAGGTCATCATGACGCGCGGCGACGATGTCTTCGTTGCCCTGGCCGATCGCGTGCGCATCGCCCGCAAGGCCCGGGCGGATCTGTTCATCTCGATCCATGCCGATTCGATTTCCTCGGCACCGCAGGTGCGCGGCCTGACCGTCTATACGGGTTCGGAACAGGCATCGGATGCCGAATCAGCGCGGCTCGCCGAGCGCGAGAACCGCGCCGATGCCGCTGCCGGTGTCGAGGAAGAGCGCATCGACAACGGTGTCGACGACATCCTGATGGATCTCACCCGCCGCGAGACGCGGGGCTTCTCCCACGGCTTTGCGCGCTATCTCGTCGACGAGATGGAGAATATCGCGCGCCTCAACCGCAATCCGTTGCGACAGGCGGGTTTCAGGGTCCTGCGCGCGCCGGATGTGCCTTCCGTTCTCGTCGAGCTCGGTTATCTCTCGAGCCGGCGCGACATCGCGCTGTTGCGTTCGCAGGAATGGCGCGACAAGACCACCCGATCCATGGCCGAGGCAATCGGGACCTATTTTACGGTCCGTTTCGCGAATCGGGGCCTCGCCCCAGTTTCACCATAG
- a CDS encoding Rne/Rng family ribonuclease — protein MANKMLIDASHPEETRVVVVRGQRVEEFDFEAANRKQLRGNIYLAKVTRVEPSLQAAFVEYGGNRHGFLAFSEIHPDYYQIPTADRQALLEDEAAREKEKDKEEEKRPNRRRVKFKAGGNGDDAVSEDTDNDNGSDGQGDSRNDGDDEDSVEQLGGDALEEMPERRNPRRQYKIQEVIKRRQILLVQVVKEERGTKGAALTTYLSLAGRYSVLMPNTARGGGISRKITNADDRKRLKAVAEELEVPDGMGVILRTAGASRTKAEIRRDFDYLMRAWENVREATMSSSAPALVYEEGSLIKRAIRDLYNKDIDEVLVSGDEGYREAKDFMRMLMPSHAKAVKAYKEPTPLFAAFGVEAQLDAMFSSQVSLKSGGYLVINPTEALVSIDVNSGRSTREHNIEDTALKTNLEAADEVARQLRLRDLAGLIVIDFIDMDEKRNNRAVEKRLKDALKSDRARIQIGRISPFGLLEMSRQRMRTGVLESSSVICPTCGGSGYVRATPSIALHVLRSVEEMLIKSAAHDLTIRTDFAVAFYILNQKRGSLRELEERFGVEITVSADETLSSSTPFAVDRGAPASRAGAPRGREAIAAEPVTAAGTIEEADAEEADQETAPRETGSEDEGGDAGTRRRRRRRRRRGRSGENGEAYAQNGDGRNGDEDDADEEEGQAHDDQADDDRDASETSAHTSARSEEAEDQGEAEGRRRRGRRGGRRNRRGPDDAVSRSDAANDDGRQDGAEQDAQADDGDVVHVPISEGNAPDEAAPEQTGDAAAAQPEAPEEPKSAPRRRTRRKAAKPATTEPDSVAEGDGTQEPASAEAEEGEAKPRKKRAPAKRAGTRRKAAKPDDTAVAEAPAEGDTAEPVAAAPESEPETTSPAGDSGDGVALQPEAAGNGDAAQVETPEEEQAPTPPPEPVTVVLTPPDPERPKRAGWWSKAKTIITGQD, from the coding sequence ATGGCAAACAAGATGTTGATCGACGCATCACACCCGGAGGAAACCCGGGTCGTGGTCGTCCGCGGACAAAGGGTCGAGGAATTCGACTTCGAGGCCGCCAATCGCAAACAGCTCAGAGGTAATATCTATCTTGCGAAAGTGACCCGCGTGGAGCCCTCGCTCCAGGCGGCCTTCGTCGAATATGGCGGCAATCGCCACGGCTTCCTCGCCTTCAGCGAAATCCATCCCGATTATTACCAGATCCCCACGGCGGATCGGCAGGCCCTGCTCGAGGACGAGGCGGCCCGCGAGAAGGAGAAGGACAAGGAAGAGGAAAAGCGCCCCAACCGCCGGCGGGTCAAGTTCAAGGCCGGCGGGAACGGCGATGACGCCGTGTCCGAGGACACCGATAACGACAACGGGTCCGATGGGCAGGGCGATTCCCGCAATGACGGCGATGACGAGGATTCCGTCGAGCAGCTCGGCGGCGATGCGCTTGAGGAAATGCCCGAGCGCCGGAATCCGCGCCGGCAATACAAGATCCAGGAAGTCATCAAGCGCCGGCAGATCCTGCTCGTGCAGGTCGTCAAGGAAGAGCGTGGCACCAAGGGCGCGGCGCTCACCACCTATCTGTCGCTGGCGGGCCGTTATTCGGTTCTGATGCCCAACACCGCGCGCGGTGGCGGGATCTCGCGCAAGATCACCAATGCCGATGACCGCAAGCGGCTCAAGGCTGTCGCCGAAGAGCTCGAAGTGCCCGATGGCATGGGCGTGATCCTGCGCACTGCCGGCGCATCGCGCACCAAGGCCGAGATCCGCCGCGATTTCGATTACCTGATGCGTGCCTGGGAGAATGTGCGCGAGGCGACGATGTCCTCCTCGGCCCCGGCGCTGGTCTATGAGGAAGGCTCGCTGATCAAGCGCGCCATCCGCGATCTCTACAACAAGGATATCGATGAGGTCCTGGTCTCCGGCGACGAAGGCTATCGCGAGGCCAAGGACTTCATGCGCATGCTGATGCCCAGCCACGCCAAGGCAGTGAAGGCCTACAAGGAGCCCACCCCGCTGTTTGCAGCCTTCGGCGTCGAAGCACAGCTCGACGCCATGTTCTCGAGCCAGGTCTCCCTCAAATCGGGCGGATATCTCGTCATCAATCCGACCGAGGCGCTCGTTTCGATCGACGTCAATTCCGGGCGCTCCACCCGCGAGCACAATATCGAGGATACGGCCCTCAAGACCAATCTGGAGGCCGCCGACGAGGTGGCACGCCAGTTGCGGCTGCGCGATCTGGCGGGGCTGATCGTCATCGATTTCATCGACATGGACGAGAAGCGCAACAACCGCGCCGTCGAGAAACGCCTCAAGGACGCGCTCAAGAGCGACCGGGCGCGCATCCAGATCGGGCGGATATCGCCATTCGGGCTGCTCGAAATGTCACGCCAGCGCATGCGCACCGGTGTGCTCGAGAGTTCATCCGTGATCTGCCCGACCTGTGGCGGCTCCGGCTATGTGCGTGCCACGCCCTCGATCGCGCTGCATGTGCTGCGTTCCGTCGAGGAGATGCTGATCAAGAGCGCCGCGCATGATCTCACCATCCGGACCGATTTCGCCGTCGCATTCTACATTCTCAACCAGAAGCGCGGCTCCCTGCGCGAACTGGAGGAGCGTTTCGGCGTCGAGATCACGGTGAGCGCAGACGAAACCTTGTCCTCTTCGACGCCATTTGCAGTCGATCGCGGCGCACCGGCCAGCCGGGCGGGCGCGCCGCGCGGGCGCGAGGCGATTGCGGCGGAACCGGTGACGGCCGCCGGAACCATCGAGGAGGCCGATGCCGAAGAGGCCGATCAGGAAACCGCCCCGCGCGAAACGGGTTCGGAAGACGAGGGCGGCGATGCCGGTACGCGCCGGCGGCGCAGGCGCCGTCGCCGTCGTGGACGCAGCGGCGAGAACGGCGAAGCCTACGCACAGAACGGCGATGGCCGGAACGGTGACGAGGATGACGCCGACGAGGAAGAGGGGCAGGCGCACGACGACCAGGCCGACGATGATCGCGACGCTTCCGAGACCTCCGCGCACACCTCCGCACGCAGCGAGGAGGCGGAGGATCAGGGCGAAGCCGAGGGCAGACGCCGCCGGGGCCGTCGCGGTGGTCGCCGCAATCGGCGCGGCCCGGATGACGCCGTTTCGCGCTCCGATGCCGCGAACGACGATGGCCGGCAGGATGGTGCCGAACAGGACGCTCAGGCTGATGACGGCGATGTGGTGCATGTTCCGATAAGCGAAGGCAACGCTCCGGACGAGGCTGCTCCCGAACAGACCGGGGACGCCGCCGCAGCGCAGCCGGAGGCGCCGGAAGAGCCCAAATCCGCACCGCGTCGTCGGACCCGCAGGAAGGCGGCGAAACCCGCCACGACGGAACCGGATTCGGTCGCCGAGGGCGATGGTACGCAGGAGCCGGCATCCGCAGAGGCGGAAGAAGGCGAAGCCAAGCCCAGGAAAAAGCGCGCTCCGGCAAAACGCGCAGGCACCCGCCGCAAGGCCGCCAAGCCGGACGACACTGCGGTTGCGGAGGCACCTGCGGAGGGTGACACGGCGGAGCCCGTCGCGGCTGCGCCCGAATCCGAGCCCGAGACCACATCTCCCGCAGGCGATTCGGGGGATGGTGTCGCATTGCAGCCGGAAGCGGCCGGCAATGGCGATGCCGCGCAGGTCGAAACGCCTGAGGAAGAACAGGCTCCGACACCGCCGCCGGAACCGGTCACGGTGGTGCTCACCCCGCCCGACCCCGAGCGGCCCAAACGTGCCGGCTGGTGGTCGAAGGCGAAGACGATCATTACCGGTCAGGATTGA